Proteins encoded within one genomic window of Anastrepha ludens isolate Willacy chromosome 4, idAnaLude1.1, whole genome shotgun sequence:
- the LOC128861792 gene encoding uncharacterized protein LOC128861792, with protein MSKPKTAVPSLSPSKEIMELKSLKRQRTVAKNSIVRIKTGLLDKTMSLDPIELECRLDISNSHSDKLMKCQSKIEDIDEEDIARGELEDLIVETKSVIKSILARNKSSIAETSFVAPHSSRLPKMSLPKFKGEYSEFKNFVSLFESLVHNDPTIPDIEKFNHLVNCLSGEALGTVKAFQMSDENYSKALASLKKPSALSLRTMIDTVSAVYDSLLSLGDEKNITNAIIIHLVMSKVDTVTRSKWEEQLDYDKLPLWRECEAALNKRYQHLSADEASTSRLKPSSSHSIQKPHLHAGRTKAALVTSNIKQPVCPHCKSNDHSIPACPTFKTLSAQQRFEFAKSVPLCINCLRKGHSVSKCKADRCRVCNRSHHTLLHQYPVSFATAPQLSTSHGMHTTSTPDRVMLGTAVVNVKGSSGEYLPARVLLDSGSQVNFMTEDLAQKLRIRRESTTLNIIGIGNATKKVRTKLNTFVKSRVNNYEFSAQFWIMRSISASHPDRNVNINGWKIPNNISLADPEFYKAQKVDLLLGAETFFELLAVGQIKASPNHPTLQKTLLGWVVSGKYASNQRPPPTVSSTSCHTEQDLANIDSIVQRFWAMEEIPSGASSTKFTTEQIECETFFVKTTKVLPSGRLQVRLPFKDDRKLLGNSYETASRRF; from the exons atGAGCAAGCCAAAGACAGCAGTTCCAAGTCTCTCTCCAAGTAAGGAGATTATGGAATTGAAATCACTAAAGCGCCAGCGAACTGTTGCGAAAAATAGTATAGTGCGCATAAAAACGGGTCTCCTCGATAAAACAATGTCGTTAGATCCAATTGAATTGGAGTGTCGACTGGACATTTCGAACTCTCATAGCGATAAGCTTATGAAGTGTCAGTCGAAAATTGAAGATATCGACGAGGAAGACATAGCCCGTGGGGAGTTAGAGGACCTAATAGTGGAAACTAAGtccgttataaaatctattctggcgagaaataaatcgtcaataGCCGAAACATCCTTTGTTGCACCTCACAGCTCGCGACTACCGAAAATGTCGCTACCGAAATTTAAAGgggaatattcagaatttaaaaattttgtgagtCTGTTCGAGAGTTTGGTGCACAACGATCCTACAATCCCAGACATTGAGAAATTTAATCACTTGGTTAACTGTCTGTCTGGTGAAGCTTTGGGAACGGTAAAGGCCTTCCAAATGTCGGACGAAAATTATTCGAAGGCGTTGGCTAGTCTCAAAAAG CCATCTGCGCTTTCATTGCGCACAATGATTGATACAGTGTCGGCTGTTTACGACTCGTTGCTGTCGTTAGGTGATGAGAAAAACATCACAAACGCTATCATAATTCATCTGGTAATGTCAAAAGTCGACACCGTTACTCGGTCAAAGTGGGAGGAACAGTTGGATTATGATAAGCTGCCATTATGGCGTGAGTGTGAGGCAGCATTAAATAAACGCTACCAACATTTATCTGCCGATGAAGCCTCAACGTCGAGGCTCAAGCCGTCAAGCAGTCACAGCATTCAGAAACCCCACCTTCATGCGGGAAGGACGAAAGCTGCCTTAGTgacttcaaatataaaacaGCCGGTGTGTCCGCACTGTAAATCAAATGATCATAGTATACCCGCGTGTCCTACTTTTAAAACTCTCTCTGCTCAGCAGCGATTTGAGTTTGCTAAATCAGTCCCCTTATGCATAAATTGTTTGCGAAAGGGGCACTCAGTTTCAAAGTGCAAAGCGGATCGGTGTCGTGTTTGCAACCGTTCGCATCACACGTTGCTGCACCAGTACCCTGTATCCTTTGCAACTGCACCACAACTTTCGACCTCGCATGGCATGCACACGACGAGTACACCAGATCGGGTTATGTTGGGTACAGCCGTAGTCAACGTAAAAGGTAGCTCCGGAGAGTACCTTCCTGCACGAGTCTTGCTGGATTCTGGATCTCAGGTGAATTTCATGACAGAGGATTTGGCGCAGAAATTACGAATTCGTCGCGAAAGTACGACCTTAAATATTATCGGCATCGGAAATGCAACCAAAAAAGTAAGGACGAAATTAAATACGTTTGTAAAATCGCGGGTCAATAATTATGAGTTTTCGGCACAGTTTTGGATAATGCGATCCATTTCAGCCAGCCATCCAGATCGCAACGTAAATATTAATGGCTGGAAAATTCCTAATAACATTAGCTTAGCGGACCCAGAATTTTATAAGGCTCAAAAGGTAGATCTTTTGTTAGGTGCTGAAACATTTTTCGAGCTTTTAGCTGTAGGCCAGATCAAGGCCAGCCCCAATCACCCAACATTGCAAAAGACACTTTTAGGCTGGGTTGTGTCTGGCAAATACGCCTCCAACCAACGTCCTCCTCCCACAGTCAGTAGCACATCATGCCATACTGAACAAGATCTAGCAAATATAGATTCCATTGTCCAAAGGTTCTGGGCGATGGAAGAAATACCTTCAGGAGCTAGTTCGACAAAATTCACAACTGAACAAATAGAGTGTGAAACATTTTTCGTAAAAACTACTAAAGTTTTGCCTTCAGGAAGGCTTCAAGTAAGACTGCCTTTCAAAGATGACCGTAAGTTACTCGGTAATTCCTATGAAACCGCGTCTCGGCGGTTTTAG
- the LOC128862018 gene encoding uncharacterized protein LOC128862018, protein MPRKIYSDNATNFVGADRKLRELRDAFEAQQPEVQKYATDEGFTFAFIPPRAPHFGGLWEAAVKSAKHLLVRAIGNALLIAEELQTLLVEVEAVLNSRPLVPLSQDPNDVEALTPAHLLVGCPFRALPPAQVSMDPMRCCDRWQLVCCLKQQFWRLWSRNYLLGLQQRNKWLHPKRNLELNDLVLVQDDNTPPQQWVLGRVAAIVTGQDGKVRVADVATKTGVIKRPDHKLAVLPLDVEGP, encoded by the coding sequence ATGCCGCGGAAAATATACAGCGACAACGCCACCAACTTCGTCGGCGCCGATCGCAAGCTTCGCGAGCTGAGGGATGCTTTCGAGGCCCAACAACCGGAAGTACAGAAATACGCAACGGACGAAGGATTCACCTTCGCCTTTATACCACCCAGGGCACCGCACTTCGGCGGGTTATGGGAGGCGGCAGTGAAGTCCGCCAAACACCTTCTCGTGCGCGCAATCGGCAACGCGCTGCTCATCGCCGAAGAACTACAGACGCTGCTCGTCGAGGTCGAGGCCGTACTCAACTCGCGACCCCTGGTACCACTGAGTCAGGACCCGAACGATGTAGAGGCCCTAACACCAGCGCACCTACTAGTTGGGTGCCCCTTTCGAGCGCTGCCACCAGCCCAAGTATCGATGGACCCAATGCGTTGCTGCGACAGATGGCAACTTGTCTGTTGTCTCAAGCAACAGTTTTGGCGACTGTGGTCCAGGAACTACCTGTTGGGTCTTCAGCAGAGGAACAAGTGGTTGCATCCGAAGCGCAACCTCGAGCTGAACGACCTCGTCCTGGTTCAGGATGACAACACACCACCGCAGCAATGGGTGCTCGGCCGCGTCGCCGCAATCGTAACAGGGCAAGACGGCAAAGTCCGCGTAGCAGACGTGGCAACCAAAACGGGCGTAATTAAACGCCCCGATCACAAGCTCGCCGTACTGCCATTAGACGTTGAAGGACCATGA